CCAAACATAGGACGTAGGACAATGCCGTGCCTCAAATCGTCCACCCGGCGGAACCGGGCTACGAGGCCGAATAAATCCCGATTTGAACCAGCGCCCGGTTCGTGCGGGATTGCGCGTTAACCATAATTACCCCACAGTTCGAATCACTGGAGTCACATCCTCAAGGGCAGAGGAATGGCGACGCGATCGGGGCTCATACAAAGGCTGCAATGCCTGCTCGGCCATCACAAGCGGTCGCGCGGACGGATTCAGGAATCCGCCACGACCGTCACGAGCGTTTGCCGCCATTGCGGCGTCAAGATGATCCGGGTCGACGGCAAATGGGAAAAGGCCAAATAGGCCCATAAATCTGGCCATGCCCGAAAGCGGCTTTCCACGGCGGCAGCAGGCCAATAAGCCGGGATGATGGAAGCGCGCGACGATATCGCCTTGCCGCTGCATCACTGGGCGGAAACCGAGTTGCGCCGGTTGGCGTGCGCAACCGGCTCGGCCGCGATTGAAGCGCTCGATGGGGCGACCCTGCTGGGCGAACGCGCGGCACTCAATGGATTGCGCATTCCCGGCACGGTCTCGGCGGGCGGTGGCTGCCGGCTCGTCACCGCGCTCGACGGCTGGATCGCTTTCAATCTCGCTCGTCCCGACGACCGCGAACTGCTCCCGGCGCTGTTTGGCGACGGGACGCTCGATCCGAACGACGACGGGGCCATCGAGCGCGCCGTGGCAGAACGACGCCGCTCCGAGTTGCTGCCCCTCGGGCGCGAGCTAGGGCTGGCCATGGCGGCGCTGGACGAAAGCCGCCCCGGGCCTGCCGCCTTGGTGATGACCGATGGTCGCCCGCGCGCAACCCCGCTTCCAGCCTCGCCGCTGGTGATAGACTTGTCCGCGCTCTGGGCGGGTCCGCTCGCGGGCCATCTGCTCGGCCTGGCCGGGGCGACCGTCGTGAAGGTCGAGAGCCCGCGTCGGCCCGATGCGATGCGCGACGGCGACCCCGGCCTGTTCGCCCGCCTCAACCAGGGCAAGGCGAATGTGGCGATAGACCTGCATGGCCGCGGTGGCCGGGCGGCACTGCTGGGTCTGATCGACCGCGCCGACATCGTCATCGAAGCAGCCCGCCCGCGCGCGCTGGCCCAGCTCGGCATCGACGCGGAGCGGATCGTGGGGCAGCGCCAGGGCCTCGTCTGGCTCACCATCACCGCGCACGGCGTCGCCGGGGACGCGGCCAACTGGGTCGGATTTGGCGACGATGCCGGCGTGGCGGGCGGGCTGAGTGCCGCGCTCCTCGCCGCATCGGGCAGGATCGGCTTCGTCGGGGACGCCATCGCCGATCCGCTGACCGGCATCGCTGCCGCCCGGATTGGCTGGGAACGCTGGGCCTCGGGCACGGGTGCGCGGATAGCGCTGTCGATGCGCGACGTCGTGGCCGAGGCGCTGCGGTCGGAACGGGCGCGCGACGCGGATGCGCTCGATGCGAACCTGCGGCAATGGGCGGCGGCGGCGGGCCGCCCCTTCCCCGTCCCGCGGATGCGGGCGACTGGCCCGGTACAGCCGCTTGGCGCCGACACCGGCGCCTGGCTGGGAAGCGCGCCATGTTGATCCGGAACGCCAGCCTGCTGGATGGCAGCCCAGCCGATGTGCGGATCGCCCATGGCCGCATCGCCGCGATCGGCAGGCTCGACCGTGCAGGGGAAGAAGCGTTGCTGGACGCGGAGGGCGGCCTGCTGATCCCCGGCCTGCACGATCATCATATCCACCTGCCCGCGCTGGCCGCGAAACGCGCCTCGATCCTGTGCGGCCCGCCGGAGGTGGAGGATGAGCCGGCCCTGCGCGAGCGGCTGAGACAGCCGGGCACCGGCTGGCTGCGCGGCATCGGCTATCATGAGTCGATCGCCGGAATGCTGGACGCCCGCACGCTCGACGACATGCTGCCCGATCGCCCGGTGCGCATCCAGCACCGCTCGGGCCGGATGTGGTTCCTCAACTCCTCCGCGCTCGATATCCTGCTGGGCGCATCCACCCCGCCGCCGGGCCTCGAACAGGTCGACGGCCGCTATACCGGCCGCCTGTTCGATGCCGACCGCTGGCTGCGCGAGGCGCTGGGCGGCACCCCGCCGCCGCTCGCCGACACCAGCGCCTTGCTCGCCTCCTACGGTATTACCGGCGTCACCGAGATGTCGCCGGCCAACGACGCGACGGCCGCCGCCTGGTTCGCCACGGAACAGGCCGAAGGCAGGCTCCGCCAGCGCTGCCTGCTCTCCGGAACGCTGGCATTGGCCGATGCTCGGTTCACGGCGATGCTGCGGCCCGGCTGCGCCAAGCTTCATCTGCACGAACATGATCTGCCGCCGCTCGACGAGGCGACCGCCTTCATCGCCACCGCGCATGACAACGGATGGCCGGTCGCAGTCCATTGCACCACCGAGACCGAGCTGGCCTATACGCTTGCCGCCTTCGATGCCGCGGGATCGCGGCAAGGCGACCGCATCGAACATGCCTCGATCGCGCCCGATCCACTGGTAGCGGAGATGGTCAGGCTGGAACTGCGCGTCGTCACCCAGCCGAACTTCGTCGCCGAGCGCGGCGACCGCTATCTGGCGGATGTCGAGCCCGAGCTTGTCCCCGTTCTCTACAGGCTGCGGTCGCTGGCGAGCACGGGACTGGTGCTGGCCGGAGGCAGCGACGCGCCGTTCGGCGAGCCCGATCCCTGGGCGGCGATGCGCGCGGCCGTCTCCCGCCGGACCTACAAGGGTCGGATCGTCGGTGCGGAGGAAGCCCTTAGTCCCGAGGAGGCGCTGGCCTTGTTCCTCGCCGATCCTGCGGACCTGTCACGCCAGCGCCGGATCGCGCCCGGCGCCGATGCCGATCTCTGCCTGCTCGACCGCCCCTGGTCGCTGGCGCGCACGCGGCTACAGGCGCGCGACGTGCGCGCGACGCTGATCGACGGCGCTGTCGCCTGGGGGAGCGATCTATAGCAGCGCCGCCGCCAGCTGACGCCACTCCTCGCGCGGCAGATCCTTGGATGCGAAGGCATCGCCCCGGATCACCTGCAGGCAGACATGATCGGCACCCGCATCGAGATGCGCCTGCACCCCCGCGCGGATCCGCTCCATCCCGCCCCACAGGAAGAGCGCATCGACCAGCCGGTCGCTGCCCTTCACATCCTCTTCGTCATAGCCAAGCCGCAGCCAGCTGTTCACATAGTTGGGCAGGCGCCGATAGCGTTCCAGCGCGGCGCGACCGATGGCGCGGGCCTTGTCCGGGTCGGTTTCGAGGATGACGCCCTGCTCGGGCGCCAGCAGCGCACCGGGCCCCAGCCGCTCGCGGGCGATCCTGCTGTGCGCAGGCGTCGTCAGATAGGGATGCGCGCCCGCCGCCCGGTCGCGCGCAAGATCCAGCATCTTGGGGCCCAATGCCGCGAGGCAGCGGCGTTCCGGCCCCATGCCGGCGGCGTCGAGCCCGTCGAGATAGGCGGCCATCGTCGCCACCGGCTTGGCATAGCCCTCTATCAGCGGGCCATGGCTGATCCCGAGGCCCAGCATCGTGCGGGCCTGCCGCTCGGCCGATTGCCCCGCCCACCAGGCAGCGACATCTGCCGCCGGCTGTTTCCAGATATTGATGATACCCGTGGCGATCACCGCCCGGCTGGTGGCATTGAGCAGCCGGCCGACATCGTGCAGCACGCCATCGTCTATGCCGCCCGGCATCCAGATCGCGCCATAGCCGAGCGCGTCCAGCTCGGCCGCGGCCTCAGCCGTCTCGCCCGGGTCGCCCAGGCGCAGCTCGATCGTCCAGATTCCGATCCGACCCAGATTGCCTCCCATCCTCACTCTCCTCCTTTATCTGGCGGCGAGGTTAACAGCCCGGAGGGGCAGGCGCGACCTCCGATCGGGCCGAAGCGGCCCGCGCCGTCGCCATGGCCAGCAACAGGACGAGGATCGAGATCGCCATGAATGCGACCGCAACCCAGGCGACGGCCGTCACGCCATGATGGCTGATGAACGCCGAGGCGATCACGGGAGTGAGCGACAGCCCCAGCATCTGTGCGCTGCCGATCAGCAGCACCGCGCGCAACGAAGGATCGAGCCGGATCAGCAGCGGCAGCTGGAAGGCAGGCACGCCCATCCAGCACAAGGCATAAATGCCCATCGCCACGTTCAGCACCATATCGGCACGCAGCAGGAAGATCGTCAGGACGCAGCCGATGCACACCAACGCCGCGCCGATGCAGACCGGCAGCGGCCGCAGCCGTTCCGCCAGGATCGACGAGAGCACGCCCCCCGCTATCTGACAACCGATCGCGGCGGAAATCGCGACGTGCGATGCCGCATCGCCATGGCCGAGCGCCCGGAACAGCGGCAAGGCATAGACCCACAGCGCCATGATCCCGCCGAGCAGACAGCCCACCGAAGCCAGTGCAAGCAGCCCCGCCGCCGGAGGCAAGCCGCCCCGCTGCGCCTGTTCCCCTCCATAGCCCGTGGCGATGCGCGGCATGGCGAACAGCAACAGGCCCAGATCGATCGCCGCTAACGTGCCATAGCCGCCAAGCGGGCCCAGCCGGGGCACCAGCACCGAGGATAGCAGCATCGACAACAGCAGCGCGCCGGTGGCCTGGACGCTGATATAGATGGCGAACAGCCGCCCGGGCGTCGCCGAACGGCTCACCAGACCGACGAATATCCAGAACAGGAATCCCGTCCCCATCCCGTTGACGAAGCGGCACGCCAGCACCGCACCCCCGTGCATCGCCGGGGTCAGCAGGTTGGCCGCGAGCATCGCGACCAGCGCCACCGCGGCCCGGCGCCGCAGCGCCACCGGCTCCAGCCGCAGGGCGGCCACGGTGGTGGCTAGCGCCATGCCGGTCAACTCGGCGGTCGCGCCCTGGCCGATCTGCGTCACCGACAGCCGGCCCGCGTCAAGCATCGAGCCGAGCAGGATAGGCTGCAGCGCGTTGATGCAGCCGATCCCCGCCCCGATCGCCACCGTGGCAGCGACCATGCTGCGGGCGACACCCTCCGTCCCCGTCTTGCCCGTCATCCGACCGCCGCTCCCCTGCCATTGCGGCGCCAGCTTGGAGTGCGGGGGAACGCGGACAACTGGCCTATGTGCTGGTCGGCGCGGATCAGTTCCAGCGCACCAGCCCGTTGCTCAGCACGAGTTGATCGCGTTCGGCGGCACGGACGCGGAAAGCCGCCTGACCATCGCCTTCGCGCCACATTTCGGTGACGAGCGTGTCGCCCGCGAAAACCGGCGCCGAGAAGCGCGCGTCGAAACGGCGCAGCCGCCCGGGATCGCCATCGCACAGCGCACCGATCGCGGCGCGAGCGGCGATCCCATAGCTACACAGCCCATGCAGGATCGGTCGCTCGAAACCCGCCTTGCGCGCGAAATCGGGATCGATGTGCAGCGGGTTGAAGTCTCCCGACAGGCGATAGATCGCCGCTAGGTCCGGCCGCGTTTCGATCGCGGCCGAAAGATCGGGCGCCCCGTCGGGCATCGGATGCGGCAGTTCGGCGGTTCCGCTCGATTCTCCAAAGCCGCCATCGCCGCGCGCGATGATGGTAGCGCGCACCACGGCCACCGTCTCGCCATTCTCCGGATCGGTCAGCGTCCGCGAATAGATGATCGTCGCGCCCTTGCCCTCGCCCCGGTCGATCACCGCATCGACCTTCATATGACCGACGAGCCGGCCGGTGGCCGGCAGCGGACGATAGAGCTCGAGGCCCTGGGCGCCATGCAGGATCTTGCTCCAGTCGACCCCGGTGCGAGGATCCTGCAACCAGAAACCTTCATTGGCGATCATCACCGCCATGGTGGGAACGGCCTGCAACCGCTTCTCATAGACATAGTCCAGATCGCTTCCCTCGGGCCGGATGCCGAGGCCGAGCGCATAGAGAATGGTGCGCGACGCATCATAGTCTTCCACGATCGGGCCAGCCGTCCAGTTCCTGACCACATCGACGTCCATCAGATCCTCCCTTTCGATCCAGCGTCATCGTGCGGCGGTCAGCAGTCATCCACTAGCAAAGCGACTAGTTTGCCCCCGCTCTCCCCCACCATAGAGCCGCTCCAATAGGCATCGGCCCGATGATGGAGGAATCTTTGTCCAGCTTGGATGGTAAGGTCGCGATCGTTTCCGGCTCCGGCCGTGGGATCGGGCGGGCGATGGCGCTCAAGCTCGCCTCGGAAGGGGCCGCCGTCGTGATCAACGATATCGACGAGGCACCCGCAGCCGAGGCGAAGGCCGCGATCGAGGCGATCGGCGGCCGTGCGACGACGGTGGTGGGGGACGTCACCGCCGCCGACTTCGGCGACCGCTTCGTCGGCGCGGCACTGAACGAATTCGGCCGGCTCGATATCGTCATCAACAATGCCGGCTATGCGCTCGACAACCTTATGCAGAAGGCCGACAGCGACCAGTTCGAAGCCATGCTCGACGTCCACGCGGCGGCGCCGTTCCGCATTCTCAAGGCCGCCTTCCCGCACTTCCGCGAGCAGGCCCGCATCGAAGCCGAGAACGGCCAGGAGATATTCCGCAAGGTCGTCAACATCTCGTCGATCGTGGCGCTGGCAGGCAATCCCGGCCAGGTGTCCTATTCGGCCGGCAAGGCCGCGATCATCGGCATGACCCGGACGCTTGCCAAGGAATGGGGCCGCTACAAGGTCAACGTCAACGCGATCGCCTATGGCGTGATCCAGACCCGGATCGTCCAGCCGGTGGCGGGCGACAAGCCGGCGGTGAAGATCGGCGACCGCGAGATCGCGATGGGCATTCCGGAGAAGCTTCACCAGGCCATCAGCGCGCAGATCCCGATCGGGCGCTGGGGCACGCCGGAAGAGGCGGCCAATGCCGCCTATCTGTTCTGCACCCCCGAATCCAACTTCATCAGCGGCCAGGTAATCACGGTCGCCGGCGGCGCCACGGGCTGAGAAGGACCATATGATGACCGACGTCGCCATTGTCTCCACCGCACGCACCGGCATGGCCAAATCGGTGCGGGGCAGTTTCAACGCCACCCACCCCATCCGCCTCGCCGGCCACGCGATCAGCCATGCTGTCGAGCGCGCGAAGCTCGATCCCGCCGAGGTCGAGGACGTGCTGCTCGGCACCAGCCATCCCGAAGGGGCGACCGGCTTCAACATCGGCCGCAACGCCGCGATCGCGGCGGGCTGCCCCGCGTCGACCAGCGGCGCCACCGTCAACCGCTACTGCGCTTCGGGCCTCCAGGCGATCGCCATGGCGGCTGGCCGCATCCGCGGTGAAGGCGTGCCGGTTATGGTCGCCGGTGGCGTCGAATCGATCTCGCTGGTCGAACGGGGCGGCAGCTTCAACCTGGGACACGCCACCGAGGCCGGCCTACTCCAGACCAAGCCCGCCCTCTGGATGCCGATGATCGAGACTGCGGAGATCGTCGCCGACCGCTATGGCGTCAGCCGCGAGGCTCAGGACGCGTTCGCCCTGCTGAGCCAGCAGCGCACCGCCGCCGCTCAGGCCGCCGGCCGCTTCGACGCCGAGATCGTGCCGCTGACCACCATCTGGAAGAAGGCCGACAAGGCCAGCGGCACCACCGTCGACGTGGAAGTGACGGTGACTTCCGACGAATGCAACCGCGCGGATACTACCCTGGAATCGCTCCAGGCCCTCGCCCCGGTCTACAAGAACGGAGCGATCGTGAAGGATGGCCGCTTCGTTACCGCCGGCAATGCCAGCCAGCAGTCCGACGGCGCCAGCGCCTGCGTGATGATGAGCGGGGCCGAAGCCGATCGACGCGGAATATCCCCGCTCGGATGGTTCCGCGGCTTCGCCACCGCGGGCTGCGAGCCGGAGGAGATGGGCATCGGCCCCGTCTTCGCCGTTCCCCGCCTGCTCGAACGCCATGGCCTGACGGTCGGCGATATCGGGTTGTGGGAGCTCAACGAGGCCTTCGCATCGCAGGCGGTCTATTGCCGCGACAAGCTCGGCCTCGATCCCGACAAGGTCAATGTCGATGGCGGCGCCATCGCCGTCGGCCACCCCTATGGCATGACCGGCGCGCGTTGCGTGGGCCACGCCTTGATCGAGGGCAGGCGCCGTGGCATCCGCTGGGCGGTCGTCACCATGTGCATCGGAGCGGGTATGGGCGCCGCCGGCCTTCTCGAAATCAATGGCTGAACAGGGCCGCCTGGCCGGCAAGACCGCGCTGGTAACCGGCGCAGGATCCGGCATCGGCCGGGCGATCGCCTCGCGCTTCGCCGCGCAGGGCGCCACCATATTGTTCACCGACATCGATGGCGACAGGGCGGCGCAGGCCGCAAGCGCAGCCGGCGGCCATGCGATGCGCCTCGACGTTACCGACGAGGCGGGCTGGGCCGCCGCCGCCGAGCAGGCCGAAGCCGTGCTGGGCGGGCTCCATATCCTCGTCAACAATGCCGGTATATGCGAGCCGGGTTCGGTCGAGGACACCGATCTCGCCAGCTGGCGCAAGACCCATGCGATCAATCTCGACGGCGTGTTCCTCGGCTGCCGCACGCTGCTGCCGCTTATGACGCGGACGACGGAGAGGGACGGCCATGGTGGCGCCATCCTGAATATCTCATCGGTTTCGGCGATGGTCGCGGCCGGCAATTTCGCCAGCTATAATTCATCCAAGGCGGCGGTACGACACCTCAGCAAGTCCGTCGCGCTCCATTGCGCGCGCAAGGGCTATGCGGTGCGCTGCAATTCGATCCACCCGACCTTCATCGACACGCCGCTGATCGATGGCCTTGGCGCGGGCGCCGACCATGGCGCGATGATCGCCAAGCTCGCCCGGCAGGTGCCAATGGGACGGGTCGGCGATACCGACGATGTCGCCTGGGCGGCCGTCTATCTCTGCTCCGACGAGGCGAAGTTCGTGACCGGCGCCGAGCTGGTGATCGACGGGGGCCTCTCGGCGCAATAAAAAATCGCCGCCCCCGCAGGGGCGGGGACGGCGCAGGGGGGATATTGATCGGTTCAGGTGGCCGAGCAGATCGACAGGCCGCCATCGACCACAAAGTCGCAACCCGTGGTGTAGGAAGAGGCATCCGAGGCCAGGAAGACCACGGTCTGGGCGACCTCGTCAGGCGAACCCTTGCGCTTGATCGGCTGGTCGACCGGGTCATCCATGCCGACGGTCATAGCCGTATCGATCATGCCGGGATGGACGGCGTTGACGCGGATATTGTCGTCGCCCACCTCCAGCGCGACGCATTTCGTCATGCCGCGCACCGCCCATTTGCAGGCGGTGTAGAGCGACAGCGAGCGCACCCCGCGCATCGCCGCGCAGCTTGCGATGTTGACGATGCTGCCGCCGCCCGCGCGGCGCATTGCCGGAATGATCGCCTTGATGCCCTGGAACACGCCCAGCACATCGACGTCGATCATCCGCCGCGCCTCGTCCTCCGGGCAATGTTCCAGATCGCCCCAGATCGCGATGCCGGCGTTGTTCACCAGCACCGAGACCGGACCGAAGGCCTCTTCCGCCGCCGTGATGGCCCCGGCCCATTGCTCGGCCGAGGTGACATCGAAGGCATGGGACCGGGCGTTGGCGCCGATCGCGGCGGCCACCGCCTCGGCTCCACCGGCGTTGATGTCGGTGACAAGCACCTTCGCCCCCGCCCCGGCCAGCGCCCGGGCAAAGGCCGCGCCCATGCCCTGCGCCGCGCCGGTGACGATCGCCACCTTGCCTGCCAGTACGCCTTCGCTTGCCGTCATCGTCCTTCCTTTCAGAACTTGTAACCGAGGCTGACGCCGATCTCGCGCGGCGGGGCATAGGCGCCCGCGTCGCCCTCGTTCGAGATGGTGGTGGCGACGACATAGGCCTTGTTGGTGAGGTTGCGGCCATAGATGCCGAACCGCCAGCGGCTGTCCTCCGGCGTGTAGCCGATCTGGCTGTTGAGGGTCGCGTAGCCGTGGGTCTTGACCCGGCCGGTCAGCTCCCACTTATAGGAGGAGGAATAATAGAGCGTCGCGTTGCCGTCGACCTTTCCGCCCAGCATCTCGCGGTTGTAGTTGAGCGTCAGGTTACCGCTGAACTTCGGCGTCTTGAGCAGACGGTCTCCGCTCGCGTCATATTGCACCTGCTGGAGGCCGGCAGCCGTCAGCGGGAAATCGAATGCGACGCCGTTCGGGTAGGCACCATATTTGGCATGCGGCAGCCAGGAGCCGGCCGCGCGGATCGTCAGGCTGTCGCTGAGCCGCAGTGACCCGTCGATGTCGAAGCCGTAGATCTTCGCCTTCGACGCATTGCCGAGCACGGTGCCCAGGCCCAGGTAGAACTGAACCTGCAGGTCCTTATAGTCATAGTAGAAGGCCGACACGCTCAGGCTGGCATTGGGCGAGCCATATTTGACGCCGATTTCGTAGGAGGTGAGCGTCTCGGGCTGGGCCACGTCGTTGCTGAGGTTGACCGACTCCAGCACCCCGCTCTTGAAGCCCTTGCTGTAGGTCGCATAGACGTTGGTGCGGCTGTCGATGTCGTAGCGGACCGAGATGCGCGGGGTCCATGCGTCCCAGCTCGGGCCGCCGCCGAAGTCGAACGGGGCCGAACCGAGCAGCGATCCGACGCCGCGCTTGCGCTCCCACGAATAGCGCAGGCCGCCGGTGACATGCAGCGCTTCGCTCGCATCCCAGGTCAGCTCACCGAACGCCGCCAGCGCCTTGGTCTTGACCTGCGACGCCGTGAAGAAGGGGGCTCCCGGCTGCGGCTTGCCGCCGACCAGCGGATTGTTCACCTCGCTGTCGAGGTGAGAATTGTCGCGATAGTAGAAGAGGCCGCCGACGAAGCGGACGTCACCGATCTGTTCGGAGGCGAAGTTCAGTTCCTGCTGGAAGGTCCTGCTCGGCCCATAATAGACGACATAGGGGGTGATGCAGGCGAACGCCGCGACGCAGCTCGGCGCATGGGTGCCGTCGATATCGGATACGACCAGGCCGTTGACATAGCTGTAGCCGGTCAACGACGTCAGCGTGCCGATGCCGCCGATGTCGAACTCGCTCTTGAGCGAGGCGCCACGGCTCTTGGTCTTGGAGATGCCTTCGCTGTCCTTGAGCTCGCCGACGACGTGCCACGGATGCTGGCTGTAGGTGACGTCGGGGAAAAAGCTGGAGATGGTGACGCCGTTCAGCGAGCGCATCGTGTTGCCGGCATGATCGTTGCGGCGGCCGGCATAGGCTGACAGCAGGAAACGGATGTCGGAGCTCGGTTCGAAGCGGAGCTTGGCCCGCACGATATAGGCATCGACATTGCCGGCGCGCTTGCCGGTCAGGTCGTTGGTCAGATAGCCGGCGGTGTTCTCGTAGAAGCCGGCAATGCTGGCGGCGAGCGTGTCCGTGATCGGACCGCTGACATAGCCCTTGGCGGTCAGGTGGTTCGACGTCTTGACGTTGTTGCCGACATAGAGCCCTTCGGTGACGGTGAACTCACCCTCCGGCTTGAAGCTGGGCGACTTGGTGGTGACAGAGATGGCACCCCCGGTCGCGTTACGGCCGAACAATGTGCCCTGCGGACCCTTCAGCACCTCGATCCGCTCGACGTCGGGCAGGTCGAAGATATTGCCCTGCTGGTTGGGCTGATAGAGCCCATCCAGATAGATGGCGATCGGCGAATCCGCGCCCGCCGCTGTCAGCGTGGTGCTGACGCCGCGCAGGTTGGGCTGGGCGAACGGGCCCTGGGCGGTGAAGTTCAGCCCGGGCACGACCTGGTTGAGGTCGCGCATGTTGGAGATGCCCGACCTGGCGAGTTCCGCGCCGGTCTGGGCGACGATGGTGATCGGCACCTTGCGGACCGATTCCGAGCGGCGCTGCGCGGTGACGACGATGTCGCCGATCGCCTCGCCCTCGCCCGCCGCAGCTTCGGGGTGCGCCGCCGGAGCGGGGGCCTCCTGGGCCGCTGCCGCCGTCGCCAGCATCGCCGCGCCGACCATCAGCGCCGCGCGGATGCCGAATTGCCGATAAACCTTCATGCTTTTACCTTTCCCTGAAACGGCGCGCCTTCCCGAACGGCCGGATTGTGTTTCGTCATTCGCTGAACAGCATCGTCCAGATGCGCTCG
The sequence above is drawn from the Rhizorhabdus dicambivorans genome and encodes:
- a CDS encoding CoA transferase, whose amino-acid sequence is MMEARDDIALPLHHWAETELRRLACATGSAAIEALDGATLLGERAALNGLRIPGTVSAGGGCRLVTALDGWIAFNLARPDDRELLPALFGDGTLDPNDDGAIERAVAERRRSELLPLGRELGLAMAALDESRPGPAALVMTDGRPRATPLPASPLVIDLSALWAGPLAGHLLGLAGATVVKVESPRRPDAMRDGDPGLFARLNQGKANVAIDLHGRGGRAALLGLIDRADIVIEAARPRALAQLGIDAERIVGQRQGLVWLTITAHGVAGDAANWVGFGDDAGVAGGLSAALLAASGRIGFVGDAIADPLTGIAAARIGWERWASGTGARIALSMRDVVAEALRSERARDADALDANLRQWAAAAGRPFPVPRMRATGPVQPLGADTGAWLGSAPC
- a CDS encoding LLM class F420-dependent oxidoreductase, producing the protein MGGNLGRIGIWTIELRLGDPGETAEAAAELDALGYGAIWMPGGIDDGVLHDVGRLLNATSRAVIATGIINIWKQPAADVAAWWAGQSAERQARTMLGLGISHGPLIEGYAKPVATMAAYLDGLDAAGMGPERRCLAALGPKMLDLARDRAAGAHPYLTTPAHSRIARERLGPGALLAPEQGVILETDPDKARAIGRAALERYRRLPNYVNSWLRLGYDEEDVKGSDRLVDALFLWGGMERIRAGVQAHLDAGADHVCLQVIRGDAFASKDLPREEWRQLAAALL
- a CDS encoding MaoC/PaaZ C-terminal domain-containing protein, with amino-acid sequence MDVDVVRNWTAGPIVEDYDASRTILYALGLGIRPEGSDLDYVYEKRLQAVPTMAVMIANEGFWLQDPRTGVDWSKILHGAQGLELYRPLPATGRLVGHMKVDAVIDRGEGKGATIIYSRTLTDPENGETVAVVRATIIARGDGGFGESSGTAELPHPMPDGAPDLSAAIETRPDLAAIYRLSGDFNPLHIDPDFARKAGFERPILHGLCSYGIAARAAIGALCDGDPGRLRRFDARFSAPVFAGDTLVTEMWREGDGQAAFRVRAAERDQLVLSNGLVRWN
- a CDS encoding acetyl-CoA C-acyltransferase, encoding MTDVAIVSTARTGMAKSVRGSFNATHPIRLAGHAISHAVERAKLDPAEVEDVLLGTSHPEGATGFNIGRNAAIAAGCPASTSGATVNRYCASGLQAIAMAAGRIRGEGVPVMVAGGVESISLVERGGSFNLGHATEAGLLQTKPALWMPMIETAEIVADRYGVSREAQDAFALLSQQRTAAAQAAGRFDAEIVPLTTIWKKADKASGTTVDVEVTVTSDECNRADTTLESLQALAPVYKNGAIVKDGRFVTAGNASQQSDGASACVMMSGAEADRRGISPLGWFRGFATAGCEPEEMGIGPVFAVPRLLERHGLTVGDIGLWELNEAFASQAVYCRDKLGLDPDKVNVDGGAIAVGHPYGMTGARCVGHALIEGRRRGIRWAVVTMCIGAGMGAAGLLEING
- a CDS encoding TonB-dependent receptor, which codes for MKVYRQFGIRAALMVGAAMLATAAAAQEAPAPAAHPEAAAGEGEAIGDIVVTAQRRSESVRKVPITIVAQTGAELARSGISNMRDLNQVVPGLNFTAQGPFAQPNLRGVSTTLTAAGADSPIAIYLDGLYQPNQQGNIFDLPDVERIEVLKGPQGTLFGRNATGGAISVTTKSPSFKPEGEFTVTEGLYVGNNVKTSNHLTAKGYVSGPITDTLAASIAGFYENTAGYLTNDLTGKRAGNVDAYIVRAKLRFEPSSDIRFLLSAYAGRRNDHAGNTMRSLNGVTISSFFPDVTYSQHPWHVVGELKDSEGISKTKSRGASLKSEFDIGGIGTLTSLTGYSYVNGLVVSDIDGTHAPSCVAAFACITPYVVYYGPSRTFQQELNFASEQIGDVRFVGGLFYYRDNSHLDSEVNNPLVGGKPQPGAPFFTASQVKTKALAAFGELTWDASEALHVTGGLRYSWERKRGVGSLLGSAPFDFGGGPSWDAWTPRISVRYDIDSRTNVYATYSKGFKSGVLESVNLSNDVAQPETLTSYEIGVKYGSPNASLSVSAFYYDYKDLQVQFYLGLGTVLGNASKAKIYGFDIDGSLRLSDSLTIRAAGSWLPHAKYGAYPNGVAFDFPLTAAGLQQVQYDASGDRLLKTPKFSGNLTLNYNREMLGGKVDGNATLYYSSSYKWELTGRVKTHGYATLNSQIGYTPEDSRWRFGIYGRNLTNKAYVVATTISNEGDAGAYAPPREIGVSLGYKF
- a CDS encoding amidohydrolase family protein, with translation MLIRNASLLDGSPADVRIAHGRIAAIGRLDRAGEEALLDAEGGLLIPGLHDHHIHLPALAAKRASILCGPPEVEDEPALRERLRQPGTGWLRGIGYHESIAGMLDARTLDDMLPDRPVRIQHRSGRMWFLNSSALDILLGASTPPPGLEQVDGRYTGRLFDADRWLREALGGTPPPLADTSALLASYGITGVTEMSPANDATAAAWFATEQAEGRLRQRCLLSGTLALADARFTAMLRPGCAKLHLHEHDLPPLDEATAFIATAHDNGWPVAVHCTTETELAYTLAAFDAAGSRQGDRIEHASIAPDPLVAEMVRLELRVVTQPNFVAERGDRYLADVEPELVPVLYRLRSLASTGLVLAGGSDAPFGEPDPWAAMRAAVSRRTYKGRIVGAEEALSPEEALALFLADPADLSRQRRIAPGADADLCLLDRPWSLARTRLQARDVRATLIDGAVAWGSDL
- a CDS encoding glucose 1-dehydrogenase — translated: MAEQGRLAGKTALVTGAGSGIGRAIASRFAAQGATILFTDIDGDRAAQAASAAGGHAMRLDVTDEAGWAAAAEQAEAVLGGLHILVNNAGICEPGSVEDTDLASWRKTHAINLDGVFLGCRTLLPLMTRTTERDGHGGAILNISSVSAMVAAGNFASYNSSKAAVRHLSKSVALHCARKGYAVRCNSIHPTFIDTPLIDGLGAGADHGAMIAKLARQVPMGRVGDTDDVAWAAVYLCSDEAKFVTGAELVIDGGLSAQ
- a CDS encoding SDR family NAD(P)-dependent oxidoreductase, with the protein product MSSLDGKVAIVSGSGRGIGRAMALKLASEGAAVVINDIDEAPAAEAKAAIEAIGGRATTVVGDVTAADFGDRFVGAALNEFGRLDIVINNAGYALDNLMQKADSDQFEAMLDVHAAAPFRILKAAFPHFREQARIEAENGQEIFRKVVNISSIVALAGNPGQVSYSAGKAAIIGMTRTLAKEWGRYKVNVNAIAYGVIQTRIVQPVAGDKPAVKIGDREIAMGIPEKLHQAISAQIPIGRWGTPEEAANAAYLFCTPESNFISGQVITVAGGATG
- a CDS encoding glucose 1-dehydrogenase, whose product is MTASEGVLAGKVAIVTGAAQGMGAAFARALAGAGAKVLVTDINAGGAEAVAAAIGANARSHAFDVTSAEQWAGAITAAEEAFGPVSVLVNNAGIAIWGDLEHCPEDEARRMIDVDVLGVFQGIKAIIPAMRRAGGGSIVNIASCAAMRGVRSLSLYTACKWAVRGMTKCVALEVGDDNIRVNAVHPGMIDTAMTVGMDDPVDQPIKRKGSPDEVAQTVVFLASDASSYTTGCDFVVDGGLSICSAT